Within the Salvia hispanica cultivar TCC Black 2014 chromosome 4, UniMelb_Shisp_WGS_1.0, whole genome shotgun sequence genome, the region AATTTCCCTTATCACCAACGAACCAAGATCcgaattagtattatattttcggaatttagttttttatcctttctttttctaatttgtAATTGTGTGtgaagaattatttttgttttaattatttctcctttttgagggggtataaaataaattaaaaagttagcGTTAATCATGAAACTTatcaaaacattattttttacacgatttaaaattgtaaataatattatgaatttattattattttctattgtCAAATAAACTTTATATTGTCAAGACTTAGGTGGATTAAGAGCATCTTGACAATGCATAAAGGAGGGGGGTGCGGCGGCAGGAAAACTAGAGGGGGGATTCGGATAAGGGGCAAGGAGCTTGCTCGCTAGAGGTTGTCGTTGTCGTTGTCGCTGCCGCTGAGCCATGTATACCACAGACAAAGGTATATTCACCGAGACCAAAAGGATGTTGTTTTGCAGCTATTTAACGATTATTTCTTGAGAGACCCTTGATGGCATGTTCACATATTTTGGCGATGGTTCCTAAGGGTGTCTCCACCGGCGGACGGATTTCGGGGTCCGGGCCCCAAGGCGCGGGCCGGCCGATTAATATGCACGGGTTGGTCCGGGTTCCCCTCTTGGGCCAAAAGATTGTTGGGGATTTAGAGTGGAGGAAGCCCCCGCCCTTTTTAAGGGGGTACACACTTCCCCCGGgttcaaaaccaaaaacatCCCAGTGATCCCCTTTTTGGGAAAGGGGTACCCTTTTGGGGTATAAGGatgcttattttggagtgGCCGGgggaacaacgacatcaacgccCCCCGGAAAAGCCCCCTATTCAACACGGGCAATGGGTTTGGGCCCGATCGGTTGCCCCAACGGCAAGAAAAGGGATCTTTTTGGGGATGGGAAAAAACCCCGGCCCCTCTTTGTGAAACGATAAAGCTGCATCCGAAGCCCTTTTTGCGCCCGGGAGGCCCAAAAGGATGttgagcgcgcatttggtgcgCTCAGTCGAGGGGGGATGGTGAGGGGTCCCCCGGCAATGGTATATTCCAAAAAGAAGTTTGGTCATAGACCAACATCTTCCAGCATTAACTCACCTATTCTCTCGTTTcggatttttaaattttaattattgatgttctagtgttttaattttttgtaatttaatgaatgaatttgacgttatatggagtatttcttCATTGATACGCTCGAAGATTATGTGGCGCAGCAGATTGCCCTACTTTCTCTCCAAGACTTATCATGTTACACAGAATTCATACCATATGGAGAAAAACGTCGCTGCCACTATTAGATACCCCTCATACTTCATCAAAATGATCTTCTTTTATCATCTTCATACTCTCTACACTTGGCTTGAGATTTTGAGAATTCTACGTACTTGGAGGTTGGAGCCTGGATTAAAAAAAGGTTGGAGCATACAAGATTCTTCCTTTGAGTTTTatctttgttgtttttatgttttccatattttttccTTCAAACTATGGGATTAGTTTTTTGTCTATGAGTTGCTAAATCTGtagaattctagggatgttAGTAACTCTTTTGGTTTATATAATTCTAGTTTGATATCCGTTCGTTTATGTTCACTTTatcctaaattattttattatgattcaTGTTTAAGTGACATATTCTATGTTGATTTCTTGGCACTTAAAGTACTCAAAAGAGTATTTACATTTTAGATTGGTTTAGTTAACACTATAATTAATTCCCCCTAAAAATGTACTGTTAGTTGAGAGTGGTGGCATCTTGAGGTTTTAATCAAGTTTTTTGGTGTTATTAATCTAAGGTTGTCCTTTTTGGAGTTATTAATCTAAGTCTGACAATCTTAGTGTTTAATCTACTTTGTGGCACATGAACAATATTTGTTTGACCCACTCTAGTTGAATTTTGTAATGTGTGCTAGGATATCATAAAGTGTTATGTGAAAGCACATCCTGGAATTCCATTTCTCCAACTGTTTTCTCAATCCAAGTTGATAGCATGGTTTTCTGCTCTCATTTAATTGCTTCAATTTCACATGCTGGATTGCTTTCTTAGTTGTTTAGAAACTTCAATTTGTGTGTCCAAATAGTGATAAAATCCTACTACTTTATTTGCTATTCAGTATGTGAATCTATTCGATGTGTTCGATATTCATGTGCTTACCCTTAGCTATACTATTCCCACCTTATTATACCTACAAGTAGTTGTAGTGCTAAAAACTAGTGCATCAATTATCATAGATAAATTTCACATCGAAAATAGTGAATAATGAGAATTAATGTGAGAGGAAGGGCGTGCCGGGAGGCGCCCCAGTATGGGAGTTGTGGCTTGGCACAAAAGATGAGAAGAATGATGACGTGACAGGTTGTTCTAGCGTGGTGGAAGGTGTGTGTTCTGATGCTCTAAAAATACGACGacaatttttattgatgatttcaaattcataaatctCAAACTCTATTCAGAAACATTCATTCTCGTTTTAGAGAAATTGAGAGCTACATTGATAAACCCATTTAGCACGTTTCGGAGAAATAGATGTATTCCTATAACTATCATCGAAAGCTTCAACATTAGACAATTAGATCTCCAATGTCGTCTATTTTagaagtcccggttgagttcggcacgagttttaagaaatataaaggaaaattggtgaaaaaagatagtggaatgtgggtcccacttttttatattagttttataataaaatgtgaatgcaaaaaggttagtggaatgtagagcataataccatttatggaatatttcatccgggactcctaaagtgagacgtccaaaaatgataaaccaggactcctaaagtgggacggagggagtatttgaataaagggatattggcatctaatatcacgaaactttcaaaaagttgggttgtttccacgaactttaaaattgacaaataatatcacgaactttacctcttgtttgttttttccacgaatgaaaaaattcatgttattttaatagattgaagaacaattttggaggatgtgcttcaagaaaaactattttcaaagattgaaaaattgaagctctcaaaattgttgttgaGAACTTACGAAAAAAATCCttttatttgaagaattttttcattcgtgggaaaaaacaaactcaggataaagttcatgatattatttgccaattttaaagttcgtaaaaaaaacccaactttttaaaagtttcgtgatattagatgccaattttaaagttcatgaaaaaaatccaactttttaaaagttttgtgatattagatgtcaatatccTTTGAATAAATTCTAAGCgctaataattaataatccaaaaaaatataatttaggaaaataaaatagtccattaatagaaaaatatgatttcaatTGACTGAATACGGAAAGGGGATAATGAATATCCTATTATAGCATCACTACTAAAAATCCAGTggaattattgaataaagcTGAATGTGTTGTATTGTTGAGTTAAGGGTGTGAAGGATTGGGGTTGGGGAAAGGAGAAGAAGGTTTAAGTtgttgtgaattgtgatgtaAAGTTGCAGTAGCAGTGGCAGTTGCAGTTGGAGTTCCAGCAGAATCGGAGGGATATATAATGCGTTGTGGTAGATGTGGATTGAGGTGGAGAGAGATTGAGGATTGGATTCGTGAGTATGACAACATTCAGCGTCTCGCCGTCAAATTGATCTACGCTCAGATTGCCTGCGCCTTAATCGGATCGCTTGGTGCGCTCTTCAACGGCGTATTGCTCGTCAATTTGGGGATTTCTCTGTTCGCACTCGTCGCCATTGAGAGCAGCAGTCAGAGCCTTGCCAGAACTTACGCCGTCCTCCTCTTCTCCTCCATTTTGCTCGACCTCTCCTGGTTCTTCCTCTTTTCTCACCATATCTGGTATCCTCTCTTCTCCTATCCTCCTATAATTCTAATTATTTCTCTCTAACTTGCTAATGTTTCATACTAGTTTATAATCATTGTTGTTTGCTTGCAGGAACATTCCATCTGAGATTTATGGAGCATTTGTTAGTTTATCACTCAAGCTCACACTCGCTACGCAAATTATTGGATTTTCGGTGAGGTTATCATCTTCGCTCTTGTGGATGCAGATGTACAGACTAGGTGCTTCTTACATGGACAATTCGGTTCATAGAGATGCAGATGTTGATCTGAGATATAGTTTTCTCAGTCCCATGACTACTGCAGTTAGACCTCCCTCTGCTTCTGATGATGTAATTGGGGGTTCCATATATGATCCTGCATATTACTCGTCTCTTTTTGAAGACGACGGTGATGATGCTTTCCTTTCTGAGGTAAGCTCTCACAATTCTAATTAAACATTCTCTACATGATGTTAAATGATTTAAGTTAGACAACATTATTTACCTAAAATTACTAGGTAAGAAATGAACAGATCACTTATCATATGCTATATTGAATGGGCATCTGTCTGTACTCCTCTtctttgaatatatataagcaACTTTTCCAAAACTTCCATtgacaatttttatttgtgtatctGTTTGAAGATGGCAGGAGTTGTATCCTATACTTGTCTTTAAGTTTCTTCCACAAAACCTCCAAAAAGGGACATAAACATAGGGTCTGTATCTGATGTGGTGCTTTTTGGCACCTTAGGTAAGCAAATGACCTCTGTGAAGCAAAGATTTGTATCATAAGTCGCATCTGGCATTTTCTTTGAACAAATATAATGCACCATATAGGAGATACGATCAACCACcacaaattttggttttatctGCATCCTAGTATTCCAAGACAATCCACAAGTCATTGCATAAGTTTTAACATTACCATTATTATAGAACAGTCTGGTGCACAATGGAGCGATACATCTTATTGCAGGCCAAAAGTTGGGACGGCGTGAAATATGCCCAATTAAGTAAAAGCATTGGAATTTTCTGACTTTGGGGTCATAATAGATCGATTGGAGGTCTTAATCACCTCTTTTTACTCTCAACTCCATGCAGCCACTCAATATTGACTATATATCTCTATAAAAATTCACTTGTAATGAATTCACATTTCTTGAAGTTAACATATGGAGAACTTGTCTCGTACATGCAGTCTCCAACTGTCACTTAATGGTACTAATTTCACTTCAACTTCTTTTGAGGttttcaacaagtttgaagtttgaaccATGCAATATATCCAAAATGCCATAAAGTATTGGAAACCGAAACTAGcatttatggtaatttttCTATTAGCACAAACATTGGAGCACATTCTCCATGTTCCAACCTTCTTTAGAATCTTAGATCTAGGGGGGTTGGAACTGCACGAGAGATTGAATAGAGttcttttcccaaaacatcatTAACATATGTTAGAAGCTCTTCGTGTTCTTTTTTCTGACTCATGCAATAGTGTGGTAGGTCAAGTATATGTTGTTGGATGCTTCTCTTATGGGGTATCACATTAGACAACGTTGATGGAAAAGCTGTTGGGTTCTAGGGTTGATGTCATCTCTGTAGGGATAGATAGATTATTGTGTATCCTCACTTTTCTGGGAATACTGCATAAACAATTCCATTTTCTGCATATTCAGTCAAGAATTCTCTAGGAATTACATAATATTGTCCTAACTTATCAGATTTAGGATAGTCTTGATCACTTAATAAAGCAAGTAGGACTTCCACTCAACCTTTGTAGAATGCATATACATTCtctttcccatgaactttttTGTTATGAGATTGCCAAAGTGTTTTAGACAACTGATGGGAGGCATCCATGTGCACCATGTTACCAAACCTTCTTTGCATAAGATTTTccaatagaaaaaaagaaccTGATACAGAACCATATACACCTCTTCTGAACCTTTTGAAACAGAAAGGCTTTGATCTGGCCGAGCTTCAATATGTTATCTGCTCACCATTTCTTGAGAATCGAGAAATAAGATTTTCGCAACTTCCTCCATCAATAATCACCATGCAAAGTTCTCTACatatttctctcttcttctacctTTGGAGACAACATGGTTCATTATACAGCTGAACTATTGATCTGCTGCTccttatttgtaatttaatcCTTGTTGCTCAACGATTGTTTGTGCGTGATATTCCAACCTTTTAATCTTGGTTGTAACTAATTTTCTTGATTCCCATCATCTTCAGGTTGTAATGTGGAATTTCTAACCAACTACACCATCAATCAACATGTTatcccttttatttttttttccttttttggcctttttattttgttattttgaagTGAAATCTTTTCCACTAAAAGGCACtgattgttgatttttaattattgatttgtaaaatattgatatttgcAATTAgctaattcatatttatactTATTATGTTCCCGTCTATGAATAACATCCTTGTTAGTAAAAACGGCAGGAAGTAAAACGCCAGGAGTCTAGGACTTCAGTCTTCGTCCGGGGCAACAAGATTCCCTATCTCATTGGGGATTTGTgctcttctctcattctctctaGCAGATAAAAAATTCTTCTGCACTTTTCTGCTCCTGAATTCCATATGGGGAAGTAGAATACAAATGGCATGTTAAAATTACTCTTGACTGATATAGAGTGAGATTTTATAGGCTATTTGACTGAATATTGAGTTTTTGTAGACTAAGTGCAAGCCTATTAACTTCTAGTGTAGCTAGAAAACTTGACATTCTGAAGGTGTGATGGACATCTTACCTATGATACTTATCATCTCAACCCTTATATACTGGCTGTGACTAGTTGATGCCAGAATCATGTTTACACTTAACAGAATATTGAGATTTGGGTgacaaaattgtttttattttccagAATCATAATATTGTTCTTGAACTGAAGGGGTTTTAGGGTAAAAACTCGAACATTTTAGGAGGTGGAGTGCATTTATTTGGATAATGCCAGCTTAATTTACTCCTAATGAAAGTTGTTTGCTGTTAATTTTGAGTTTCAGAGTGATACAGACATGTGTAGTCTTATATATGTTGAAGATTTTGCATGCGCGTTCACGCTGGCACTTAATTACCCCACTCAAACTCCTCCCACTTTTGTTACGCAAACTACTTCTTATTTGGTGACTTGTCTAAAATCACTTCTAAGAAATATTTGtcttatagtattttttttttcttacatgTACTAATaacttatactaaaatttaattatgcataTCGATATCAGTAACTAGCATGAAATCTACTTGTTTTCATATTGCCATGTGATGCTGGATAAATATAGGAGCCCTGTGGACTGCTTAACTAAGCCTAGCAATGTTTAATGCCTCTGTGCTGAATATTGTGTCTTCTCTTTTAGTGGTTtgattctgattctgattctgattctgGTGTGAAATGCAATTGTATACTTATGCTTACTACAGATGACTATAATATTTGTATGCCTTCTTTTTTATGTCAGGGTGGCCCAAATCATGGCATTTCTGTAGGTAACTCTGTATCTACTGCTGACACTGCTTATCCAAATACATCCACAGGGAGACCTTTTCATCCTAACGATGTAAATTTTTGCTACATAGCAGTTGAATAAAACTTCTATGATTGTTAGAACTGACAAAAAAGATAGGCTCtattatacaattataaacctgtaaattaatagatattctcaagtaaaatatatagatcGTATGAGATTCTTGATGATGTTGAATGTTTGTGAAGTTAAGCCCGGTGCCATATCTCACAGAAGATTGGAAATCTTGTTTAATTTCAGGGTGAGAGAGATATGAGAAAGCCCCAGGTGGTCTGAACCAGTTGTGGTTGATTCTTTTAGTGAGATGAGATGAGTCTGATAGATAGGTGGTGGGAAAGCAAGATTTGTACAGATATGAGTCATGTATTCTTTTTGCAGCCAAATATGATAAGAAGATATGTAGCAACTTGTGTAGATGTATGTCCAAGGAAAGAGGCCTGTTGTACTTGCATTTGTATGTTCCAAGTAAGCTTTGCAAGTATAACAATGATTTTGCAATAGGCTTTCTCGTGAACAAGAATTATCTACTGATATATTGAAGTAAAAATACCTTCCTAATGCTAGTTCTGGTGCCCTACGACGTGTGTGGATAAGATGAAttagaaaaagatgaaattaaacgaacatctcttttgcatctttTCCCTACATAgctttatttaataaaatttgatttttgtaatttatgaTAATCCATTAGGAATGGAGTTTGTGTATTAAGATTCTTAATTTAAggaaaatattgtgaaatgATTTACCATGTGTCTAAAAATGGTTATGTTGATTGAGtggataaatgaaaaaaatgggaaagGAGCGATGAGAATGAGAGATATTATTAGTAGGTGTTTTATTGGTGATGATGGGATTGAAGGGTGGTTTGAAGTTGAAAGTTAATGGTAAGGAGTAAGGATTGGggatttgataaattttattttgttcaaggaaaaaatgaatattaatcaCATGGCAGCAGCAGCCTCGGAGATTATTTGGAAAGGATTGCGACTGTCTCTTGGTGGCttcttttccaattttgaacCTCTCCATTGCTGCCGGCAGGTGCGAAAATGGAGAACGGTGGGGCACGGAGGTACTGGTGTCACATGTGCTCTCAAACAGTGAATCCCATTGGGGAGATGAACTGCCCTGTTTGTGAGAACGGCTTCCTCGAAGAAATGCCTGACTCTGACCCTGACCCGCCTACCCACAATGACCTCGCCCTCTCCCTCTTGGCCCCCATCTTGCTGGGCTTCGTGGCTCGTCCCTTGGTGGACCCAGAACCAGAGGATCATGCTACTGCTACTGCTGATGCTGATGCTGATGCTGATGCTGATGCTAATTCTAATGCTGATGCTAATGCTAATGCAGATGCTGATGCCGATCAACAACTGGTGACGAGGCAGAACCCCACCGCCatcctccagctcctccagAGCATCCGAGCTGGAATACAGGCAGTTGATCCTGATCATAATCAAGACAGAGAAGGAGACGCTAGAGATGGACAGCGTGTGATCTTGATCAATCAGCCGTTTGGCAACTATCTCCTTGGCCACGGCCTTGACTTGCTGCTGCAGCATTTGGCTGAGAATGATCCCAACAGGTATGGCACTCCACCAGCGCAGAGAGAGGTGGTCAACGCCCTGCCCTCTGTCACCATCCATCAACCAATGCAGTGTGCTGTTTGCTTGGACGACTGTGAGGAAGGGGCGGAGCTTAAGGAGATGCCTTGTAAACATAAGTTCCACGAGACGTGTATCCTGCCCTGGCTGCAGCTGCATAGTTCTTGCCCTGTTTGTAGGCATCAGCTACCGGCCGATGACAATAACACAGCAGTTGCAGATAACAGAACTACTGAAAATGGGACGCGATTCTCTGTTCCGCTTCTCTGGCCTTTCACCGCTTTGTTTTCACCTTCCAGTTCCTCCCACCATACTGACAACTGATTACTCAACATATTTTGTAACTACTCAATCACAGGAATAGGATAGGATAGTCAACTACTAAGTAGCCTGTTTCTGTAACGCCAACTCTCACCATTATTTCATAGGAGAGTGTATTTGGTGACTGAAAACACCATTATTTCGTAGGAGAGTGTATTTGGTGACTGAAAACACCATTATTTTGGAATTGGAATGATATATGTTCATTTCATCTGTATACTACAACCATGATAGACAACCACCATTTCTCATATTTGAGTTTGAAATATGCCAAATTACATTTATTTCCAGGGTGCAAACTGAATTAACACCCTGTCAATTGTAGTGAACAACACAAAAAGTCTAGCACCCACATAAGGGGAAAAGATAAgtataacaaaacaaaaacacataagAAAGCTTTGATGGTTTGTTCACCGGTATTAATCCTTGTCATCTCAGAATAGAAAATCACTTCACAGTGACAATTTTGATGATAGACGCCGTTCCAATTCGGTGAAGAGCAACAACAGCATCCCCGGCCTTGCACAGACCTTTTGTTTTAGCATGCTGAAGAGAAAATTCCAGCGCTTCCTCTGTAGACTCTTCATGAGAAGCCCTCGCAGATCCTGCACAGAGAATCGGAACCAGACCCCTGAATATAAGGCTGTGCCTAGCCGGAGATTCATCACTGCATGACCAATCGAAAGAATCTGTCTTTATTTCAGGAACCACCACTGACAATATCGGCATGCCTGGCCTGTATTTAGCGACCAGCTTAGCAGTACTTCCTCCTCTAGTTAGGACCAAAATGAGAGCAGCTTTCGCTGAGTTAGCTGTCCGAACAGCTGATGATGCAAGACTCTCCAATGGGCTCATGGGGACTGGTGCATTTGACATTATACGCTTGAATACATCAGAATAGTCGATCGTACTCTCAGCTTCTAAACAAATCTTTGCCATGGTGGCAACTGCGAGTTCTGGATAAGCTCCGGCAGCTGTTTCACCACTGAGCATGACACAGTCTGTACCGTCAAGAACAGCATTGGCAACATCAGTTGCTTCTGCTCGAGTTGGCCTTGGGGACTTGATCATGGACTCCAACATCTGTGTAGCCGTCACCACAGGCTTTCCTTGTATGTTGCATTTGTAAATCATCACTTTCTGAGCCAAAAATATCTTCTCAATAGGAATTTCCATTCCCAGATCACCTCTCGCAACCATAAAGGCATCTGAATTGGCAAGAATCTCATCGAAATTTGCCACCCCTTCTTGATTTTCAACCTAATAAAGAACACGCAGTATAAGGCGAAGGTGTATGaagttaaatatattaaaaatagccCGGAAGAGAAAGCCAACAATTGACATGAAAAATAAGGTCCAAACATTTCA harbors:
- the LOC125223222 gene encoding pyruvate kinase, cytosolic isozyme → MEINKDAPVRRPKTKIVCTLGPASRSVPMVEKLLRAGMNVARFNFSHGSHEYHQETLDNLRKAMDNTGILCAVMLDTKGPEIRTGFLKDGKPVQLKQGQEILVSTDYDIKGDEKMICMSYKKLAEDVFPGSVILCADGTITFTVLSCDKAKGLVRCRCENTAMIGERKNVNLPGVIVDLPTLTEKDKEDILKWGVPNKIDMIALSFVRKGSDLVEVRKLLGEHAKSILLMSKVENQEGVANFDEILANSDAFMVARGDLGMEIPIEKIFLAQKVMIYKCNIQGKPVVTATQMLESMIKSPRPTRAEATDVANAVLDGTDCVMLSGETAAGAYPELAVATMAKICLEAESTIDYSDVFKRIMSNAPVPMSPLESLASSAVRTANSAKAALILVLTRGGSTAKLVAKYRPGMPILSVVVPEIKTDSFDWSCSDESPARHSLIFRGLVPILCAGSARASHEESTEEALEFSLQHAKTKGLCKAGDAVVALHRIGTASIIKIVTVK
- the LOC125223224 gene encoding uncharacterized protein LOC125223224 isoform X2, giving the protein MRCGRCGLRWREIEDWIREYDNIQRLAVKLIYAQIACALIGSLGALFNGVLLVNLGISLFALVAIESSSQSLARTYAVLLFSSILLDLSWFFLFSHHIWNIPSEIYGAFMYRLGASYMDNSVHRDADVDLRYSFLSPMTTAVRPPSASDDVIGGSIYDPAYYSSLFEDDGDDAFLSEGGPNHGISVGNSVSTADTAYPNTSTGRPFHPNDGERDMRKPQVV
- the LOC125223223 gene encoding E3 ubiquitin-protein ligase SIRP1-like, whose translation is MSKERGLLYLHLYVPSAKMENGGARRYWCHMCSQTVNPIGEMNCPVCENGFLEEMPDSDPDPPTHNDLALSLLAPILLGFVARPLVDPEPEDHATATADADADADADANSNADANANADADADQQLVTRQNPTAILQLLQSIRAGIQAVDPDHNQDREGDARDGQRVILINQPFGNYLLGHGLDLLLQHLAENDPNRYGTPPAQREVVNALPSVTIHQPMQCAVCLDDCEEGAELKEMPCKHKFHETCILPWLQLHSSCPVCRHQLPADDNNTAVADNRTTENGTRFSVPLLWPFTALFSPSSSSHHTDN
- the LOC125223224 gene encoding uncharacterized protein LOC125223224 isoform X3 — protein: MRCGRCGLRWREIEDWIREYDNIQRLAVKLIYAQIACALIGSLGALFNGVLLVNLGISLFALVAIESSSQSLARTYAVLLFSSILLDLSWFFLFSHHIWNIPSEIYGAFVSLSLKLTLATQIIGFSVRLSSSLLWMQMYRLGASYMDNSVHRDADVDLRYSFLSPMTTAVRPPSASDDVIGGSIYDPAYYSSLFEDDGDDAFLSEGERDMRKPQVV
- the LOC125223224 gene encoding uncharacterized protein LOC125223224 isoform X4; its protein translation is MRCGRCGLRWREIEDWIREYDNIQRLAVKLIYAQIACALIGSLGALFNGVLLVNLGISLFALVAIESSSQSLARTYAVLLFSSILLDLSWFFLFSHHIWNIPSEIYGAFVSLSLKLTLATQIIGFSVRLSSSLLWMQMYRLGASYMDNSVHRDADVDLRYSFLSPMTTAVRPPSASDDVIGGSIYDPAYYSSLFEDDGDDAFLSEGGPNHGISVG
- the LOC125223224 gene encoding uncharacterized protein LOC125223224 isoform X1, with translation MRCGRCGLRWREIEDWIREYDNIQRLAVKLIYAQIACALIGSLGALFNGVLLVNLGISLFALVAIESSSQSLARTYAVLLFSSILLDLSWFFLFSHHIWNIPSEIYGAFVSLSLKLTLATQIIGFSVRLSSSLLWMQMYRLGASYMDNSVHRDADVDLRYSFLSPMTTAVRPPSASDDVIGGSIYDPAYYSSLFEDDGDDAFLSEGGPNHGISVGNSVSTADTAYPNTSTGRPFHPNDGERDMRKPQVV